ATCAATCAATGATCGAATCAACCAATCCATCAAccaatccatccatctatccatccaccAAACATTCACCCCCTAACTCACTCAGTCTTTCACATTACCTGTTCAGAGGCCAATAAGATGAAAGAACAATGCCCGCGGTAATTATTGACtgacactctcacacacaggaAGCAAAACACCTCACTGACAGAACATCGCACTTGGCGCGACACATCATAGTGCACCGCGCTATTCCCCCACCTTCAACGCATTTAACTGGAACATTATTCATAGCTCAGAACACACACGTATTGCCAGTGATGTAAAACCCAATCCCTTTGCGTGTGGGAGTGGGAGTGAAAGGGTAGACGGGGTGGTAGAAGAACGTTAGGTCTTGGCAAGTGGGGTTTTCAAGCTTAATTTGGTTCGTGTGTGATAAATTGTGAATATATTTCCCACAAAATACATGAGCTCCTCAAAATGGACACACAAGTCACTATGATTTCTATTCTCTGGAAAATATTCCGAAATGGCCCCCAAATGCACCTTTTTGACAACTTGCCTAAGTTTACGGCAGTCCTAGTCATAACCTTTGCCAATCAAGGCACATGTCGCCAAAGTTGTTACAGAGTTACGTAAAAGCCATTATCAAAATTCGGCAGATGTGCATGGGCTTTACTTACCTGTCCATGTCTTCAAAGGTTCTCACATAACGTCGCGGACACGATTTATATCTTACCAATCTCCACGCTCTCTGTACTTTGCAGGTCAAAACAGTAATCGATTTTGTTCATTGATGCCTGCTTGCTCCATTCGCTTTCTGCTTTCCCTTTTGTTTCGTCAAAGAGTGTCAGTGGCGTTGCAGTGCGTCGGTGCTTGAAATAGAGAGGGGAGTGGGGGAAGTAGGAGTGGTGGggggaaggagagggagaggatgggagttgtgtgtgtgtatctgcggtgaggggggggggaggggagggttaTGTATGTGagtcagagggagagagagagagagagagagagagagagagagagagagagcaagaaaatgcgtgtttgtgtgtatgtaagagagagagagagagagagagagagagagagagagagagagagagagagagagagagagagagagagagagagagagagagagagagagagagagagagaatgcgtgtatgtgtgaacGTGTATGttttggggtgggggaggtgtgtgtgtatgtgtgtgtgtgggtaagtgtgtgtgtgggtaagtgtgtgtgtgggtaagacggtgtgtgtgtgggtaagtgtgtgtgtaagtgtgtgtgtgtaagtgtgtgtgtgtgtgtgtgtgtgtgtgtgtgtgtgtgtgtgtgtgcgatagAGAGAATAAgcgagtatgtgtgtatgtgtgtactaaGCAAGCAAAACTACGCAATAAGGCAGTCTAGGGGGAGAGGGtatgatgggggtggggggggggtaggggggtccagggggagGGGTAGTAGAATAGGGGAAGTCTaggggagggatggggggaagCTCCGATAGGGGAGGGGGAACTAAGGAAGGGGGAAGACGAGGTTTTGGGAAGAGAACAGGGATAGAATCAGCTGGAACAGAGGGTAGTAGTTGTTCAATACTGTTTCATTCATTCCACAGGCAATGTGGAATACCTCAACGTAACATGTTTCGATTTTGCGCTTCGGTCTGCATTTGCATTTGTGGAAAAAGCAGCTCGTTTCGAACTGCGCGTCTGTGTTCGATTTACAGAATACGCTGAATGCGAAGCCCATTAGTTGAAGGTGTTAACATGTGTCTGCCCTCGTGATTTCAAGCCTCTGCTGAAGATTGATCTGGTTTTCTTTACTCttcggtgagagagagagagagagagagagagagagagagagagagagagagagagagagagagagagagagagagagagagagagagagagagagaggtatgtcTATTTCTCTTTTTTGTCTTTCGATTTTCccctctctcgccccccccccccccctccgacaCCCCTCTTCCTCATGCTTTATCTCTTTGAGAGCCCGAGTGTCAGAAACGCGCCATGTGTTTACTTAAAGGATTCGCTTGGCGACTGAAAAGATCCTCCACAAGCCGAGAAGAATCAATGAAAGTGTTCCAATCATGTCCGGGGCCGGCTGAGATGTAGCTATTAAATAGCCTAGGTCGTAGATAGTGAATTAActgggcgagagagagagagagagagagagagagagagagagagagagagagagagagagagagagagagagagagagacagagagagagagagagacacagagagacagagacagagagacagagagagagagagggagacagagagagagagagagagagagacagagagagagagagagagagagagagacagagagagacaaagagacagagagagagagacaaagagagagagacagagagagagagacagagagagagagagagagagagacagagagagagagagacagagagagagacagagagagagagagacagagagagagagagagagagagagagagagagagagagagagagagagagagagagagagagagagagaggggggggaactATGAAATAAAGATATACAGAAAGACAGCCATAACAGTGTTCTAGAGACAGTCTTGTAATTAACAGGAATGTGAATTAAATACCTCtacgtgtgcgcgtgcgcgcacgtgtgtTTGAACGtgcgtgccagtgtgtgtgtgtgtgtgtgtgtgtgtgtgtgtgtgtgtgtgtgtttgtttgtctgtctgtctgtctgtctgtctgtctgtctgtctgtctgtctttctgtctgtctgtctgtctgtctgtctgtctgtctgtctgtctgtctgtctgtctgtctgtctgtctgtctgtgccagTGTCACAGTGTATGTAACAGGGTTGAAGATCATCATCCTTGAAACTGTGTGTCTGACAGTATGAATAATgagctgtgtatgtttgtgtgttacagagacTGGCCATGACATCGCGGAGCATGGAGCCCGTCTTGAGGACAGAACCTACAACAACCATGCCTTCAAGGTAAGTCACCGGTCAttgaacattttgtttgtttgcttgcgtgTGTTACAGGGAGACTACTTCGACTACTTTGACTACTTTGATTTTCTTTGAAATGCAATGTATAATAACGGTACTATTATTTAAGAATGTATGAATTGAGATGTtaacgcaccccccccccccccccccacacccctccCTTCTAGTATTCACTTTCTTCCTCCTCGTCTCTCGCTCCTCTACCCTCCTTTCACTGTTCATTTTGTTTATGTGTAGTTTTACTGCTATCATTTCTATACAAATGTGTGTTATGTATATGTTTATGTGTAGTTTTACTGCTATCATTTCTATACACATGTGTGTTATGTATATGTTTATGTGTAGTTTTACTGCTATCATTTCTATACACATGCGTGTTATGTATATGTTTATGTGTAGTTTTACTGTTATCATTTCTATACACATGTGTGTTATGTATATGTTTATGTGTAGTTTTACTGCTATCATTTCTATACACATGTGTGTTATGTATATGTTTATGTGTAGTTTTACTGTTATCATTTCTATACACATGTGTGTTATGTATATGTTTATGTGTAGTTTTACTGCTATCATTTCTATACACATATGTGTTATGTATATGTTTATGTGTAGTTTTACTGCTATCATTTCTATACAAATGTGTGttatgtataattatgtttatgtgtttacctgtgtgtgaACGTGATGTTTCTGAATTAAAAGCCCCACTATGATGTGCATGGCAGcatcttacaacaacaaaaaatgcaaTGTATGGCTTAGAGCATggtgttgcgtcagtgcaatctgcTCTATACCACTAAAATTCACATCACTGAACTTGCAATTTCCCtctatgcaatgcattttgtgtacatattataagatgtttgatgggttgttgacagaccagtttttttgtcggtccgagggggagcatattgtcttttgtttcatatttattgaccaaggccgaaggccgccgTCAATACATATGAAagaaaagtcgatatgccccccgaggaccgacaaaaaagctggtctgacaacaaaccaccaaacatcgtttttgtcatcattttggtagtgagaaaataagtgcacaatcaacacagggagccatgctttgaaacacgaggtccgttttgataaccacacgagttccgttttgataaccaccggcaatcaaagctggcgtgtgaaagcaattttctgtttttttgagttcataaaatattgggatgaatatgtcaggtttgaggatgcacagttctgtaggttcatctcggtattccacccctcggctttctgttgtaaatattaagcttattgatcgaatgtggaagctacgttgggtcaaaggtcacagaagatttgcgtcgtgcagcgaaggaaagaatcgcaatcttgtttctgactcagtgcctctttgtttttcattagacctgtcattctgcttgctcggctttgttagatgtttgcatatcttgttgctattttctttgcttttattattatttcttatttgcgcttcgtttatcgatacaacgtcttgtgcacgggtcaaaatgtgtgtgtcaggggtcaattggtttgacttgaacttgacgttcgtgtttctccgaacgtctgtgtatcgaaacacagatacacgcactccatgactttgtaagaagacaaaacatatcggtaggtttcatttgtttgtgatgaatttatgacctttcatgaagtagttttgttttttgtttacttttgccagtttgccagttcgtttttggaactttgcaaagcagtgtcgtgtcgtctgtttaggtctggggaaacgccaatgaaaagagccgaagaatccccgagcgtttctattgggtttgcttttgattatccatgtataacctgcttcctgcaactatggtaaccggggatttattgcatggggaacatgaaatttatttcccaggtgcttgtgaatgaaaactcgtgaaaatgatgacaagactgtatattgtgttctcactttagttatctgttaaaaggTAGAAttgttttgttcgttttttAGTTAGTCCCGCTTTAGGGCGAGgactggatgtaaaaaaaaagcagatcactgcttaatctattaccctcgttaaataaagaattgtcattgtcattgtcattatcattgTCATCCTATACGGTCGATTCTGCAAAGTTGTCTGCCGGCGAAGAGCGCGGCTATTTATAGTAGCTCGACGTTTTTTCTACGTcttcctagcatataaccacgtcatttcccaaatagacactagttctggggacagtaaACTAAGTTAGCATAGCAGCATAGCATTGCTTCTACgtcgccggtgtaacacgaaatttttactccacgaaaaatttactccggagtcaataTTTCGttcgaaattcttactccgagtacacttttcgtacgagaaaagaactccccaaggcacgaaaaaattactccctccacgaaaattttactccccattttgtttacttccagtaaaaatctcgtacgcaaaaataggatgcgggcgaagggataatgctgCCAaaaagtgatctcgcgcacacaaatgtcgcgctaccctccttccaccccttccaccaccaagactaacaaggggacaagggagtaaacatttcgtacacctggcatgggaagttaaattgcttgtgtttgggtgaagtaatttattcgttatttattcgtcatgggagtaacatttttgtacgaaatgtttactcggaactcacctgtcttggggagtaattttctcgtgaaatgggggagtgcttttttcgtaaagggagtaactttttcgtacgaaatgtttactccggagtaaacatctcgtgggagtaattttctcgtgttacaccggctagACACCGGTCAACTGTAGAgttgtgtttgtgatggggtctggccgCTGCGGTCTCCGTGTATGCTCTTGGAAACACAGGAGTGCTTGGGAACACAGGAGTGCTTGGGAACACAGGAGTGCTTGGGAACACAGGAGTGCTTGGGAACACAGGAGTGCTTGGGAACGCAGGAGTGCTTGGGAACACAGGAGTGCTTGGGAACACAGGAGTGCTTGGGAACACAGGAGTGCTTGGGAACACAGGAGTGCTTGGGAACCTTTGCGTTCCCACAGAAGCTTTTGTAGGGCTACGAAGTTAGCTTTAAAATCTCAATCCTATTTGACTGGATTTgcatccaaaggtaatgtttgTGCTTcgggcactcggttacatgtgtgtgtctgcttggTTGTCGTGTGTTTTGGGTTGATTGATACTTTCTTTGCGCGTCGCTTTTAAGTAAGTTGAAGGGACTTTAAAATCAACAACCATCTCTTTCTTTGTGAATTTCGTTTTTGGTTGCTGGCTTTTTTGAATGTTTGGTTGAGAGGTTCGTAGGTGGGGACAATTCATTGAAGATCGCTGCCACTGAGAACTTCGgatgtttttttggtttgttttttgtttgttacgtATGCAGGCTTGTTCATGCGAATTCTTTGCGTCTTGATATTTCATCTGTTGAAGGTATTCCCAACAGCCGATGCACTACCCATTTTGTGCTTCGATTCAGGCTGATGAAAATAATGCAAACATGCTCACACATATGCAACATTTTACACATTTTACATCAAAATAGACTTTTACTTGTAGCATCGTTGCCTGCTTTTTGCATCTTGTATAATTAAAATACCGGTATTAGCAAAGACAGAAGAACATAACAACACACATTGCTTCCAAAGATTAGCTGTGAAGGAGACACCAAAAGTTCAAAAGGTCGTTCATAACTATGTTTCACAACTTACACAGATACCTATTTTGAATACCCCCCGcgagttagggggaagaatttacccgatgctccccagcatgtcgtaagaggcgactaacggattctgtttctctttttacccttgttaagtgtttcttgtatagaatatagtcaatttttgtaaagatttttagtcaagcagtatgtaagagatgttaagtcctttggactggaaacttgcattctccaagtaaggtaatacattgtactacgttgcaagcccctggagcaaatttttgattagtgcttttgtgaacaagaaacaattgacaagtggctctatccctctcccccctttccccgtcgcgatataaccttcgtggttgaaaacgacgttaaacaccaaataaagaaaaaaagaaagaacctATTTTGAATCGGTGAACTCCAATAAAATGATGTCAACAGGTCTAAGCCTTCTTCGTGCTGACAGCCACTGAGCAGTAGTTCCCGTGGGGGTAAATGGCATTATGATTGCATGTTAACTTGTAAGTACAGGGCAAGATATCAGACTAATGGCCATGTGTATAATAGTTGCAGATTATCTGTCTGACTTGGTGAATGTCTCTGCGAATGTCAAACAATTTAAAGCGGCTGTCTCTTCTCAAGGGACAAAGTTTTTTCAGAGCAGATTGAAAACTGTTGATGTGAATTTTCACGAACTAACTTGCACGTGTGCAGAAATGCTTGCTGGATTTCTTTTTCTCAGTAAAAACGAATTCTCAaaatgtatttatgtatttatttatgtatttgtttatttcattatgtatttatttatttattaattaattcattcattccgtcattcattcatccacccattcattcattcattcatccattcattcattcattcatccatccattcattcattcattcatttatccattcattcatccattcattcctccattcattcattcattcattcattctttctttcattcattcattcattcattcattcgctcatccattcatttattcattcatccatccattcgtccatccattcattcattcattcattcattcaatcattcatctattcaatcattcattcattcattcatccattcatccatccatccatccattcatctaTTCaatcattcatccatccattcattcattcatttattcattcattcattcattcattcatccattcattcattcattcattcattcatctattcaatcattcattcattcatccattcattcattcatccatccattcatctattcaatcatttatttatttattcagctacgctgttgatttgtggtatgtgtccaagtgaataGTTGCTGTCATTTCACGTCAAATcacatttcatttttttctttttcattttcattactttattgtcccatcgctgggaaattcgggtcgcttcctcccagtggaaagctagcagcaacggagtcgcgctacccaggtgtctgcgtgtttaggtgtattcagccacctgcacttatggcagaatgaccaaggtcttttacgtgccattgtgatgacacgggggtgggacatggcttccgtctctgggtctgcacataaagttgacccgtgtccgtcccggcccgaattcgaacctgcgaccttccgatcacaagtccagtgctctaccaactgagctaccgggccccctacATTTGTTATGATGTTTTATAGTCTCAATGACAAGGATGGTACCTTTGGTAAAACGACATTTAGTTCTTGCTGTCTGCTGTAAACCTCAAACATATTTAAGTTTTCTCACTCTTAAAACATATTTACCTGCATACCTTTTTACATAACATATCGTCGGTTTTGCAACCCTTTCCTAAAAACAATACAGTTGAACAAACCTCACCTCCAACCCTCCCCCTGCTTCTAAAACCACCGATTTAAAACTCCGTCCTACTTAAAATCTCACCTCCAACCCTCCCCCTGCTTCTAAAACCACCGATTTAAAACTCCGTCCTCCTGAAAATCTCACCTCCAACCCTCCCCCTGCTTCTAAAACTACCGATTTAAAACTCCGTCCTACTTAAAATCCTCCTTATTTTTCAAACGTTGTGTTCGTAACCTGTTTAACCCCACCTCCACTGTTAGACTCCGACTCTTTAAAGGCCTAATATTATCAGAATTGAAGCAGCTTGTACTCCTGTGTACTCATAACAGCTCGCAACACCAGACGCGTTTGAAGGCCGTAATGTTCCCCTTCGGCGTTACCCAATCC
This region of Littorina saxatilis isolate snail1 linkage group LG8, US_GU_Lsax_2.0, whole genome shotgun sequence genomic DNA includes:
- the LOC138974710 gene encoding putative uncharacterized protein FLJ46204 — protein: MFGGLLNDSSKTTHKHIHNTYVYRNDSSKTTHKHIHNTHVYRNDNSKTTHKHIHNTHVYRNDSSKTTHKHIHNTHVNDSSKTTHKHIHNTHLYRNDSSKTTHKQNEQ